In the genome of Nocardioides seonyuensis, one region contains:
- a CDS encoding CueP family metal-binding protein, with translation MRSLMTGLALVALLLSGCGSADDGAPTSEPSTSSASGDTLLERHDLAGLSGAEVVDTLDRLPLDDRPADLMASVKPDQLILTSGDEELALPTPDGEFYLSVAPYVDQTHDCFHHSLTTCKGELGGEEVKVTITDDTNGEVLVDDTVTTFENGFAGFWLPRDIEGTLTVEYDDKQATTEFATGAEDPTCLTTVRLA, from the coding sequence ATGAGATCGCTCATGACCGGCCTCGCCCTCGTCGCCCTGCTGCTCAGCGGCTGCGGGAGCGCCGACGACGGAGCCCCGACCAGCGAGCCCAGCACGTCCAGCGCGTCCGGAGACACCCTGCTGGAACGCCACGACCTGGCCGGACTGTCCGGTGCCGAGGTGGTCGACACCCTCGACCGGCTGCCCCTGGACGACCGGCCCGCCGACCTGATGGCCTCGGTCAAGCCCGATCAGCTCATCCTCACCAGCGGCGACGAGGAGCTGGCACTTCCCACGCCGGACGGCGAGTTCTACCTGTCCGTAGCGCCCTACGTGGACCAGACCCACGACTGCTTCCACCACTCCCTGACGACCTGCAAGGGCGAGCTGGGCGGCGAGGAGGTCAAGGTCACGATCACCGACGACACCAACGGCGAGGTCCTGGTGGACGACACGGTGACGACCTTCGAGAACGGCTTCGCCGGCTTCTGGCTGCCCCGCGACATCGAGGGCACTCTGACGGTGGAGTACGACGACAAGCAGGCCACCACCGAGTTCGCCACCGGCGCCGAGGACCCGACCTGCCTCACGACGGTCCGGCTGGCCTGA
- the hemG gene encoding protoporphyrinogen oxidase has product MIVDTPHVAVVGAGIAGLSAAHRLHTLHPDWSVTIVEASDRIGGKLFTARHDGFVMEAGPDSMLGTHPAGAALLAALDLPLSPAAGSGRGTFVASRGRMHRLPDAMTGLLPRKPWSLAVSPLLSPWTKLRMAMEYAVPARAGDQDESVASFVTRRLGRGAYQRLADPMVGGIFAADPARLSLLSSLPHLRSAEQQHGGLIRALLADRRDRPSGARTTPAGPPLVAPAAGMDAIVTGLADRLDGVSLRLSSRLVGLDRDGQSWRLRLVTPDGGSTLAADAVVVAVPAGVASTALATVAPEAAAELARTEYTSTVTVSLGYRDDQVPARHRDRNFLTPSGEGMATRACTWSSTKFPGRAPAGHVLLRVSLGGPGRPATQGLTDDELVDIARRELLDTLGLDAAPVVTSVSRWEQLMPQYAVGHRERMDRVHRALTTHPGIALAGSAFHGVSVPDCIASGERAADAVATFLQPQGETA; this is encoded by the coding sequence GTGATCGTGGACACCCCGCACGTCGCCGTCGTCGGAGCAGGGATCGCGGGGCTCAGTGCTGCCCATCGCCTGCACACCCTCCACCCCGACTGGTCCGTCACGATCGTGGAGGCCTCCGACCGGATCGGCGGCAAGCTCTTCACCGCACGCCACGACGGCTTCGTCATGGAGGCCGGCCCCGACTCCATGCTCGGCACGCACCCCGCCGGCGCCGCCCTCCTGGCCGCGCTCGACCTGCCGCTCTCACCAGCCGCAGGATCGGGCCGTGGCACCTTCGTCGCCTCCCGCGGACGGATGCACCGCCTGCCGGACGCCATGACGGGCCTGCTCCCCCGCAAGCCCTGGTCGCTGGCGGTCTCCCCGCTGTTGTCGCCGTGGACCAAGCTGCGCATGGCGATGGAGTACGCCGTCCCCGCGCGCGCCGGCGACCAGGACGAGTCGGTCGCGTCGTTCGTGACCCGCCGGCTCGGCCGGGGGGCCTACCAGCGCCTGGCCGACCCGATGGTCGGCGGCATCTTCGCCGCCGACCCGGCTCGGCTGAGCCTGCTCTCCTCGCTCCCCCACCTGCGTTCGGCCGAGCAGCAGCACGGCGGGCTCATCCGTGCCCTCCTCGCCGACCGGCGCGACCGGCCGTCCGGTGCGCGGACCACGCCGGCGGGACCGCCCCTCGTGGCTCCCGCGGCCGGCATGGACGCGATCGTCACAGGACTCGCCGACCGGCTCGACGGCGTGTCCCTCCGACTGTCCTCGCGGCTGGTCGGCCTGGACCGCGACGGGCAGTCCTGGCGGCTGAGGTTGGTCACCCCGGACGGGGGGTCCACACTGGCCGCGGACGCCGTCGTGGTCGCCGTACCCGCCGGTGTCGCGTCCACGGCGCTCGCCACGGTCGCCCCCGAGGCAGCAGCGGAGCTCGCCCGCACGGAGTACACCTCGACGGTGACCGTGAGCCTGGGCTACCGCGACGACCAGGTGCCCGCGCGGCACCGGGACCGCAACTTCCTCACGCCGTCAGGCGAGGGCATGGCGACCCGTGCGTGCACGTGGAGCTCGACGAAGTTCCCGGGTCGCGCACCCGCCGGCCACGTGCTGCTCAGGGTGTCCTTGGGCGGCCCGGGGAGACCGGCGACCCAGGGCCTGACCGACGACGAGCTGGTGGACATCGCCCGGCGCGAGCTGCTCGACACCCTGGGCCTGGACGCTGCGCCTGTCGTCACGTCGGTGAGCCGCTGGGAGCAGCTGATGCCGCAGTACGCCGTGGGGCACCGCGAGCGGATGGACCGGGTCCACCGTGCCCTCACGACCCATCCCGGCATCGCCCTCGCGGGCAGCGCCTTCCACGGGGTCAGCGTCCCCGACTGCATCGCTTCGGGCGAGCGTGCCGCTGACGCCGTCGCCACGTTCCTGCAACCCCAAGGAGAAACAGCATGA